A genomic segment from Streptosporangium roseum DSM 43021 encodes:
- a CDS encoding DUF6461 domain-containing protein encodes MIDETRHRYADFLQRNPYVAQATCWIVVQPVTAPLSVETIAERLGGRAEDLEYEPDDDVDEADYEGAFYISQDGASFVVFEDNGYQGTRPEVLRQLSDSARVVSLFWNVNANTMLHYAVYGTVVTALDPMFPGRRWGKDPHALDAELAVLDEDHGPGGWRAGAMAVVEAVTGVRLDLPDAGAPRLLLEETLPEDPHPPSTLGQVDPDLDVRLRLAPEPVQAKVVRHVVAVCVEATGLADESLVRDALDRLVTGHSAEQAAADLRPLLARLMDDRRDAEGEVLPNDHPVSCRHWAARALETALRGHRWSDRLDALVNAPTILGETWPPLRSRLKAMIAEAGG; translated from the coding sequence ATGATCGACGAGACGCGGCACCGCTACGCCGATTTCTTGCAGCGCAACCCCTATGTGGCACAGGCCACCTGCTGGATCGTCGTGCAGCCGGTCACCGCCCCCTTGTCTGTCGAGACCATCGCCGAACGGCTCGGCGGACGGGCCGAGGACCTGGAGTACGAGCCGGACGACGACGTCGATGAAGCCGACTACGAAGGGGCGTTCTACATCAGCCAGGATGGCGCGTCCTTCGTCGTCTTCGAAGACAACGGCTACCAGGGCACGCGTCCGGAGGTGTTGCGGCAGCTGAGTGACAGCGCCCGTGTGGTGAGCCTGTTCTGGAACGTCAACGCCAACACCATGCTGCATTACGCCGTCTACGGCACCGTCGTCACCGCACTGGATCCGATGTTCCCCGGCAGGCGCTGGGGTAAGGACCCGCACGCGCTCGATGCCGAGCTGGCGGTTCTGGACGAGGATCACGGGCCTGGCGGTTGGCGGGCGGGCGCGATGGCGGTCGTCGAGGCCGTCACCGGAGTGCGGCTCGACCTGCCCGATGCGGGCGCGCCGCGGCTGCTGCTGGAGGAGACCCTCCCGGAGGATCCGCACCCGCCGAGCACGCTGGGCCAGGTGGATCCCGACCTGGACGTACGGCTACGGCTGGCCCCCGAGCCGGTACAGGCCAAGGTGGTGCGTCATGTGGTCGCCGTATGCGTCGAGGCGACCGGCCTGGCCGACGAATCCCTGGTCCGGGACGCGCTCGACCGCCTTGTGACCGGGCACTCCGCCGAGCAGGCCGCGGCCGACCTGAGGCCGCTTCTGGCCCGGCTCATGGACGATCGGCGCGATGCCGAAGGAGAGGTTCTTCCGAACGACCACCCCGTTTCGTGCCGGCACTGGGCGGCCCGGGCACTGGAGACCGCCCTGCGGGGCCACCGCTGGTCTGATCGTCTGGACGCGCTCGTCAACGCGCCGACGATCCTCGGGGAGACCTGGCCGCCGCTGCGCAGCCGGCTGAAGGCCATGATCGCGGAGGCGGGCGGCTGA
- a CDS encoding FitA-like ribbon-helix-helix domain-containing protein — translation MGTMQIRDVPDATERTLKARAERDGKSLTAYVRDLLNEEAATPTLDEVMAKIAADEPVPYDPDFVREMMREGHR, via the coding sequence ATGGGAACCATGCAGATCCGCGATGTCCCCGACGCGACCGAGCGGACGCTGAAGGCGCGGGCCGAGCGTGACGGTAAATCGCTGACCGCCTACGTACGTGATCTCCTGAACGAGGAGGCGGCCACCCCGACCTTGGACGAGGTGATGGCCAAGATCGCCGCCGATGAGCCGGTGCCGTACGACCCTGACTTCGTCCGCGAGATGATGCGTGAGGGTCACCGGTGA
- a CDS encoding type II toxin-antitoxin system VapC family toxin, which translates to MSLVVDASIVFRLLANVKGDDLLRQRLARKVHAPALIDVEIASVVRGHVVTGKPEVRISEARAQIMLERYAQLKIVRHPMLPLQPRVLELRNNLTAYDGMYVALAELLGVPMLTDDAKFAGSTGHRTEIHRYPPPLV; encoded by the coding sequence GTGAGCCTGGTCGTGGACGCCTCGATCGTCTTTCGCCTGCTGGCCAACGTGAAAGGCGATGATCTTCTCCGTCAACGGTTGGCCCGCAAGGTCCACGCCCCGGCGTTGATCGATGTGGAGATCGCTTCGGTGGTGCGCGGGCACGTGGTCACCGGTAAGCCGGAGGTGCGCATCTCCGAGGCGCGGGCTCAGATCATGCTGGAGCGCTATGCCCAGCTCAAGATCGTCCGGCATCCGATGCTGCCTCTGCAGCCGCGGGTGCTGGAGTTGCGGAACAATCTCACCGCCTATGACGGCATGTATGTGGCCCTTGCCGAACTGCTGGGGGTGCCGATGCTCACCGACGATGCCAAGTTCGCCGGTTCGACCGGGCACCGGACGGAGATCCACCGCTACCCTCCGCCGCTGGTGTAG